The Drosophila innubila isolate TH190305 chromosome 3R unlocalized genomic scaffold, UK_Dinn_1.0 2_E_3R, whole genome shotgun sequence genome has a segment encoding these proteins:
- the LOC117792780 gene encoding cullin-5, with the protein MLRAIGKRDRDIFDEVWPEKRKIVLKLLRQETVSQREWQDLFFGVHFVCLWDEKGAAKIYDGLQQDIVEFIVQAQSKVQAQRGEQALLATYIVEWRKFFTQSNYLPLPFRQLEQSPQVKPSSSSSSGSSSSAAGANAGASTSNAAASSNNQASSSSSSTKASTSAAAAASTSAATSGGASTGAASNSATAASSSKKSPTEDSPVRKLMLDSWNKHIFHDIKDRLQESAMKIVHAERNGDAYDAQLVVGVRESYVNLSSNAEDKLEIYREHFEKAYLKATADFYRLKSTEQQQENGVLAYMKYADAKLREEEVRAKRYLEPSSFNILTCRLVKVLIVDHLNSIIAECPALIRDYETDRLNLMFRLMDRVLDGEGVEAMMSDLQRHIKSAGLADMQSASEIITQDSEKYVERLLELFNKFSDLVRNAFNDDPRFLTARDIAFKMVVNDTSVFKMELPTSIANRGVKYTAPESKCPELLANYCDMLLRRTPLSKRLTSEQIDARLRDVLLVLKYVNNKDVFMRYHKVHLTRRLILGTSADSEKEEDIVEWLREVGMPADYVNRLARMFQDIKVSEDLNTQFRNSISRHDAINIKILNAGAWARCSERVSVSLPIELEDYIPDVEEFYKKKHSGRKLQWYHHMSNGTITFVNNFGRYDLDVTTFQMAVLFAWNQRQHDKISYENLRLATELPDPELRRTLWSLVAFPKIKKQILHMEPTAISSPKDFAENTMFYINQEFAIVKNGKSQRRGKLNLIGRLQLSTERSQQEDNQSIVQLRILRTQEAIIKIMKVRKRMNNAALQAELIDILKNMFLPSKKMIKEQLEWLIEHKYMRRDDDDINMFIYVA; encoded by the exons ATGCTACGGGCGATAGGCAAACGGGACAGGGACATCTTCGATGAGGTATGGCcggagaaaagaaaaattgtgCTCAAGCTGCTGCGCCAGGAGACGGTGTCGCAGCGCGAATGGCAGGACCTTTTCTTTGGCGTGCACTTTGTGTGCCTGTGGGACGAGAAGGGTGCCGCCAAAATCTACGACGGCCTTCAACAGGATATTGTGGAGTTCATTGTGCAGGCCCAATCCAAGGTGCAGGCCCAAAGGGGCGAGCAGGCGCTATTGGCCACCTATATTGTGGAATGGCGTAAATTCTTTACACAGTCCAATTACCTGCCATTGCCCTTTCGTCAGCTGGAGCAGTCGCCTCAAGTGAAACCGTCCTCGAGCTCCAGCTCGGGGTCATCATCATCCGCTGCTGGTGCTAATGCTGGGGCATCCACATCGAATGCAGCGGCCTCATCCAACAATCAAGCGTCCTCAAGCAGTTCCTCCACGAAAGCCTCAACAtcggcagcggcggcggcgtcAACGTCAGCAGCCACATCGGGTGGTGCCTCTACTGGTGCGGCAAGCAattcagcaacagcagcatccaGCTCCAAAAAGAGTCCTACTGAGGACAGTCCGGTGCGGAAGCTGATGCTTGACTCATGGAACAAGCACATCTTTCACGACATCAAGGATCGCCTGCAGGAGTCCGCAATGAAAATTGTGCACGCCGAGCGCAATGGCGATGCCTACGATGCCCAGCTTGTGGTTGGAGTGCGCGAAAGTTATGTCAATCTGTCCTCGAATGCTGAGGATAAGCTTGAGATCTATCGCGAGCACTTTGAGAAGGCCTACCTGAAGGCCACCGCCGACTTCTATCGACTGAAGTCCACCGAGCAACAGCAGGAGAACGGTGTCCTGGCCTACATGAAGTACGCGGATGCCAAGCTGCGGGAGGAGGAGGTGCGCGCGAAGCGCTACCTGGAGCCCAGCAGCTTTAATATACTTACATGCCGTCTGGTCAAAGTGCTGATTGTGGATCATCTCAACTCAATTATAGCCGAGTGTCCGGCGCTAATACGTGACTATGAGACGGACCGTTTGAATCTGATGTTTCGCCTGATGGATCGCGTCCTGGATGGCGAGGGAGTTGAGGCGATGATGAGCGATCTGCAGCGACATATCAAGTCCGCTGGCTTGGCTGACATGCAATCCGCATCGGAGATCATAACACAGGACTCGGAGAAGTATGTGGAACGGCTGCTGGAACTGTTTAACAAGTTCAGCGATCTGGTGCGGAATGCCTTCAACGATGACCCGCGCTTCCTCACTGCCCGCGACATTGCCTTCAAGATGGTGGTCAACGACACCAGTGTGTTCAAAATGGAGCTGCCCACAAGCATCGCCAATCGTGGCGTGAAATACACCGCTCCCGAGAGCAAATGCCCCGAACTCCTGGCCAACTACTGTGACATGCTGCTCCGTCGGACGCCGCTCAGCAAGCGGCTTACCAGCGAGCAGATCGATGCACGACTCCGCGATGTGCTGCTCGTGCTGAAATACGTGAACAACAAGGATGTCTTCATGCGCTACCACAAAGTGCATTTAACACGACG CTTGATTCTCGGCACGAGTGCGGATAGCGAAAAGGAGGAGGACATTGTCGAGTGGCTGCGCGAGGTTGGCATGCCCGCTGACTATGTCAACAGGCTGGCACGCATGTTCCAGGACATAAAG GTCAGTGAGGATCTAAATACTCAATTCCGTAATTCGATAAGTCGGCACGATGccatcaatattaaaatactcaATGCGGGCGCGTGGGCTCGCTGCTCGGAGCGTGTCTCAGTTTCGCTGCCAATTGAACTGGAGGATTATATACCGGACGTGGAGGAGTTCTACAAGAAGAAGCATTCCGGCCGTAAGCTGCAATGGTATCATCACATGAGCAATGGCACCATCACGTTTGTCAACAATTTCGGACGCTATGATCTCGATGTGACCACATTTCAAATGGCTGTACTCTTTGCCTGGAATCAGCGACAGCACGACAAGATCTCCTATGAGAATCTCCGTCTGGCCACCGAGTTGCCAG ATCCCGAGCTGAGGCGCACGTTGTGGTCTCTGGTCGCATTTCCGAAGATCAAGAAGCAAATTTTGCACATGGAACCAACGGCTATCAGTTCGCCCAAAGATTTTGCCGAGAACACCATGTTCTATATCAATCAAGAGTTTGCCATTGTCAAGAATGGCAAATCACAACGACGTGGAAAG CTCAATCTTATTGGTCGCCTGCAGTTGAGCACAGAGCGCTCGCAGCAGGAGGATAATCAGTCCATTGTGCAGCTACGCATATTGCGCACCCAGGAAGCCATCATCAAGATCATGAAGGTGCGCAAGCGAATGAACAATGCAGCCTTGCAG GCGGAGCTTATTGATATACTGAAGAACATGTTCCTGCCATCCAAGAAGATGATTAAGGAGCAGCTCGAGTGGCTCATTGAGCACAAGTATATGAGACGGGATGACGACGACATCAACATGTTCATTTATGTGGCCTAA